A region of Ferruginibacter albus DNA encodes the following proteins:
- the pdhA gene encoding pyruvate dehydrogenase (acetyl-transferring) E1 component subunit alpha: MATKFSKETYLYWYELMLLLRRFEEKTGQLYGMQKIRGFCHLYIGQEAVAAGCMTATNPEDKFITAYRDHALAIAKGVTPKSCMAELYGKATGCSKGKGGSMHFFGVEQGFFGGHGIVGGQIGPGAGLAFAERYKGTNNVVLCFFGDGAARQGMLHEAFNMAMLWKLPVVFICENNNYAMGTSVARTSNVLDIYKFGDAYEMPSDSVDGMSPEEVHNAVLRAVNRAREKNGPTLLEIKTYRYKGHSMSDPSKYRTKEELEEYKQRDPIDHVLKILKDDFKIADADIDAIEERVKAQVEESVQFAEESPWPSDDELLKDVYVQADYPFIVD; encoded by the coding sequence TTGGCTACTAAATTCTCAAAAGAAACCTACCTGTATTGGTACGAACTGATGCTTTTATTGCGCCGTTTTGAGGAAAAAACCGGGCAATTGTATGGAATGCAGAAAATACGCGGCTTTTGCCATTTATACATTGGGCAGGAAGCGGTTGCTGCAGGTTGTATGACAGCAACAAATCCGGAAGATAAATTCATTACCGCATATCGTGATCACGCTTTGGCAATTGCAAAAGGCGTTACTCCTAAAAGTTGTATGGCTGAACTGTACGGTAAAGCTACCGGTTGCAGCAAAGGAAAGGGAGGAAGCATGCACTTTTTTGGTGTAGAACAAGGCTTTTTTGGCGGACATGGTATTGTGGGTGGACAAATAGGACCCGGTGCAGGGTTGGCTTTTGCCGAAAGATACAAAGGAACGAATAATGTAGTGCTTTGCTTCTTTGGCGATGGCGCTGCCCGTCAGGGTATGTTGCATGAAGCCTTTAATATGGCAATGTTGTGGAAACTACCGGTGGTGTTTATTTGCGAAAATAATAATTACGCTATGGGAACTTCGGTTGCCCGTACCAGCAATGTGCTGGATATTTACAAGTTTGGAGATGCATACGAAATGCCTAGCGATAGTGTAGATGGTATGAGTCCTGAAGAAGTTCACAACGCTGTATTACGTGCAGTAAACAGAGCAAGAGAAAAGAACGGACCTACTTTATTAGAGATAAAGACGTATCGCTATAAAGGACATAGTATGAGTGATCCTTCTAAATATCGTACTAAAGAAGAATTGGAAGAATACAAGCAGAGAGATCCTATTGATCATGTTCTGAAAATTTTAAAAGATGATTTTAAAATTGCTGATGCAGATATTGATGCAATCGAAGAAAGAGTGAAAGCACAGGTGGAAGAATCGGTTCAATTTGCAGAAGAAAGCCCTTGGCCAAGTGATGATGAATTATTGAAAGATGTGTACGTGCAGGCTGATTATCCTTTTATTGTTGACTAA